A section of the Campylobacter porcelli genome encodes:
- the hypF gene encoding carbamoyltransferase HypF gives MRLVKIEIYGLVQGVGFRPFVYQLATNLGLNGIVLNDSSGVKIELSGELGLIDEFIKSLKTKLPPLARIDKIVVSDGCNIYSDFKIISSKDSYKFSPILPDFAICDECKNELLDSSNYRYNHPFINCTNCGPRFSLIKGLPYDRANTTMGKFKMCNKCKAEYKDPLNRRYHAQPIACKNCGPSLSYKDMSGNILSTYENGLKDCVNAIKDGKIVAIKGVGGFHLVCDALNHQAISTLRARKNRPDKPFAIMCKDMDMAKKYAYIDESEARILNSNLKPIVLLNSKDKLPDIIAKDIGKIGIFLPPTPLHILLLNMLNSPVIATSANLSKEPIIKDYETLKDKLRRVCDFALDNDRQIVNPSDDSICFALDEKAIYLRTSRGLKPSILPLNLNGDAPKGCFLALGALMKNQFAIYKNGLIFSSVYIGDMGSVATKLRFDELLESFKSIYGFEFDFVLGDAHPHFGFIDDFAKSYEIHRVYHHHAHALSVMLENGISNDVIALSFDGTGYGRDSTIWGGEILRCSKGEFDRIMHFDSFDLIGGDKAIKNIYYLAYAIAKKYSLNSPKLDRLIPEIQKDNLDKILKNQINTIKCSSLGRIFDAFASIIFGLKSVSYDAQAPMMVEALYDESLDLAYEFSINDGIISYENAFKKALVDEPRIAATAFINGLANLSLEIASSYNLPIVLCGGVWQNRALLKKTIDKFKVNQIEYYLPINEPMNDSAIAMGQIYFGLNMLRYNDKF, from the coding sequence TTGAGATTAGTTAAGATTGAAATTTATGGATTAGTTCAAGGGGTTGGTTTTCGCCCTTTTGTATATCAGCTTGCTACAAATTTAGGCTTAAATGGCATTGTATTAAATGATTCTAGCGGTGTAAAAATAGAGCTAAGTGGCGAGTTAGGCTTAATTGATGAGTTTATAAAATCCCTTAAAACTAAGCTACCTCCACTTGCTAGAATTGATAAAATTGTAGTGAGTGATGGCTGTAATATATATAGTGATTTTAAGATTATTAGCTCTAAAGATAGTTATAAATTCTCACCCATTTTACCTGATTTTGCAATTTGTGATGAGTGTAAAAATGAGCTTTTAGATAGTAGCAATTATAGATATAACCATCCATTTATTAACTGCACAAATTGCGGACCAAGATTTTCTTTGATTAAAGGCTTACCTTATGATAGGGCAAATACCACGATGGGTAAATTTAAAATGTGTAATAAGTGTAAAGCTGAGTATAAAGATCCGCTTAATCGCCGCTATCACGCTCAGCCCATAGCTTGTAAGAATTGTGGGCCAAGTCTAAGCTATAAAGATATGAGTGGTAATATTTTAAGCACCTACGAAAATGGGCTAAAAGATTGTGTAAATGCGATTAAAGATGGTAAAATCGTAGCGATTAAGGGAGTTGGCGGATTTCATCTAGTATGCGATGCCTTAAATCATCAAGCCATATCTACTCTAAGAGCTAGAAAAAACCGCCCTGATAAGCCATTTGCCATAATGTGTAAAGATATGGATATGGCAAAAAAATATGCCTATATAGATGAGAGTGAAGCTAGGATTTTAAACTCAAATTTAAAGCCAATAGTTTTATTAAATTCCAAAGATAAACTCCCAGATATAATCGCTAAAGATATCGGTAAAATAGGGATATTCTTGCCACCAACTCCGCTACATATCCTGCTTTTAAATATGCTAAATTCCCCAGTAATAGCCACAAGTGCAAATTTAAGCAAAGAGCCAATTATAAAAGATTATGAAACGCTTAAAGATAAATTGCGTAGGGTGTGTGATTTTGCTTTGGATAATGATAGGCAAATAGTAAATCCAAGCGATGATAGCATATGCTTTGCCCTAGATGAAAAGGCGATATATCTGCGAACTTCAAGAGGGTTAAAGCCATCTATTTTGCCACTAAATTTAAATGGCGACGCCCCTAAGGGCTGCTTTTTAGCACTTGGTGCCTTGATGAAAAATCAATTTGCTATTTATAAAAATGGATTGATATTTAGCTCTGTTTATATCGGCGATATGGGAAGTGTAGCGACAAAATTAAGATTTGATGAGTTACTAGAGAGCTTTAAGAGTATATATGGGTTTGAGTTTGATTTTGTTTTAGGGGACGCTCATCCGCATTTTGGATTTATAGATGATTTTGCGAAAAGTTATGAAATTCACAGAGTCTATCACCATCATGCTCACGCCTTAAGCGTTATGCTAGAAAATGGCATTAGTAACGATGTGATAGCGCTTAGCTTTGATGGGACTGGGTATGGGAGGGACTCTACGATTTGGGGCGGAGAGATTTTGAGATGCTCTAAGGGCGAATTTGATAGGATAATGCATTTTGATAGCTTTGATCTAATTGGCGGGGATAAGGCTATTAAAAATATATACTACCTAGCCTACGCAATAGCTAAAAAATACTCTTTAAATTCGCCAAAATTGGATAGATTAATACCTGAAATTCAAAAAGATAATCTAGATAAGATATTAAAAAATCAGATAAATACCATAAAATGTAGCTCTTTGGGTAGGATTTTTGACGCTTTTGCTTCTATAATTTTTGGGCTAAAATCTGTAAGCTATGACGCACAAGCTCCTATGATGGTTGAGGCTTTGTATGATGAGAGCTTGGATTTGGCTTATGAATTTAGTATAAATGATGGGATTATCAGTTATGAAAATGCCTTTAAAAAAGCCTTGGTAGATGAGCCTAGAATCGCAGCTACGGCATTTATAAATGGCTTAGCAAATTTATCCTTAGAGATAGCTAGTAGCTATAATCTACCTATTGTGCTTTGTGGTGGAGTATGGCAAAATAGGGCTTTACTTAAAAAAACAATAGATAAATTTAAAGTAAATCAGATAGAGTATTATCTACCTATTAATGAGCCTATGAATGATTCAGCCATAGCGATGGGGCAAATTTACTTTGGTTTAAATATGCTTAGATATAATGATAAATTCTAA